Proteins found in one Gordonia sp. PDNC005 genomic segment:
- a CDS encoding ABC-F family ATP-binding cassette domain-containing protein → MSAPQNSAVTLRDLSFAWPDGAIALSHVDGTFAQGRTGLVGRNGSGKSTLLRLIAGLLTPTAGRIDTAGDVGYLPQTLTLTTETTVAELLGINRTLAALRAIEAGEVDEVHFETVGDDWDIEARAAQALDRIGFSSDDLDRRVAEVSGGEAMLIAVTGLALRRTPITLLDEPTNNLDRPTRAKLAAMVDDWPGTLIVVSHDLELLDHMDSTAELYNGEVTVFGGPYSEWRAHLDAEQAAAEQAARTAQQTLKAEKRQRVEAETRLAHRAKVGKKAQVDGGLPKILAGARKRRAQESAGALRTTLDDKIADAQAAADSADARIRDDDHISLVLPAPDLPRSRRLAEFTGADSTASGTVVIAGPERVAIVGPNGSGKTTLLTQLVSGAEPDGGRASGRLLTSSFGYLPQRLDGLDDAASAMANVQAVAPGVEPGDVRNRLARLLIRGAAVDRPVSTLSGGERFRASLATLLFAEPPSQLLIFDEPTNNLDVASVEHLAEALDAYRGALIVVSHDVGFLRRIGVDTVIELGLDGSLTQRAELPE, encoded by the coding sequence ATGTCTGCACCCCAGAATTCTGCCGTCACCCTGCGTGATCTCTCCTTCGCATGGCCGGACGGCGCCATCGCCCTGTCGCACGTCGACGGGACGTTCGCCCAAGGCCGCACCGGCCTCGTCGGCCGCAACGGCTCCGGCAAGTCCACGCTGCTCCGGCTGATCGCCGGGCTGCTCACTCCGACAGCCGGGCGCATCGACACCGCGGGCGACGTCGGCTATCTGCCCCAGACCCTCACACTCACCACGGAGACGACCGTGGCCGAGCTCCTCGGCATCAACCGCACGCTCGCCGCGCTGCGGGCCATCGAAGCCGGCGAAGTCGACGAGGTCCACTTCGAGACCGTCGGCGACGACTGGGACATCGAGGCCCGTGCCGCGCAGGCTCTCGACCGGATCGGGTTCAGCTCCGATGACCTCGACCGCCGAGTCGCCGAGGTGTCGGGAGGTGAGGCGATGCTCATCGCGGTCACCGGGCTCGCCCTGCGGCGCACTCCGATCACCCTGCTCGACGAACCGACGAACAACCTCGACCGTCCCACTCGCGCGAAGCTCGCCGCGATGGTCGACGACTGGCCCGGCACGCTGATCGTCGTCAGCCACGACCTGGAACTCCTCGACCACATGGACTCCACCGCGGAGCTCTACAACGGTGAGGTGACCGTCTTCGGCGGACCGTACAGCGAGTGGCGTGCACATCTGGACGCGGAGCAGGCCGCCGCGGAGCAGGCGGCACGCACGGCACAGCAGACCCTCAAAGCCGAGAAACGGCAGAGAGTCGAAGCCGAGACACGATTGGCTCACCGCGCGAAGGTCGGCAAGAAGGCGCAGGTCGACGGCGGACTGCCGAAGATCCTCGCCGGTGCCCGTAAGCGCCGCGCACAGGAGTCGGCGGGTGCATTGCGGACGACCCTGGACGACAAGATCGCCGACGCTCAAGCCGCCGCCGACTCCGCCGACGCCCGCATTCGCGACGACGACCACATCTCACTGGTGCTGCCCGCCCCGGATCTGCCACGGAGCCGACGTCTGGCCGAGTTCACCGGCGCCGACTCCACCGCTTCCGGGACGGTTGTCATCGCGGGCCCCGAGCGTGTTGCGATCGTCGGGCCGAACGGCTCCGGCAAGACCACGCTGCTCACCCAATTGGTCTCGGGTGCCGAACCCGACGGCGGACGTGCGTCGGGGCGACTGCTCACGTCGTCGTTCGGCTACCTTCCGCAGCGGCTCGACGGCCTCGACGATGCGGCGAGCGCGATGGCGAACGTCCAAGCGGTGGCCCCGGGCGTTGAACCGGGGGACGTCCGAAACCGTCTCGCTCGGCTGCTCATCCGAGGCGCGGCCGTCGACCGGCCCGTGTCCACGCTCTCCGGAGGAGAACGATTCCGGGCGTCGCTCGCGACTCTGTTGTTCGCCGAACCGCCGAGTCAGCTGTTGATCTTCGACGAGCCGACCAACAACCTCGACGTCGCGAGCGTCGAACACCTGGCGGAGGCCCTCGACGCCTACCGCGGGGCGCTGATCGTCGTGAGCCACGACGTCGGTTTCCTCCGACGAATCGGCGTCGACACCGTCATCGAGCTTGGACTCGACGGCTCACTCACCCAGCGCGCGGAGCTCCCCGAGTAG
- a CDS encoding VWA domain-containing protein, with protein sequence MGQHTTAPQKGLRAGLAIALVVGLCGGAYAVWDAKHGECGDVSTISVIVEGDLGGYVTQLADQAEKNNCIDYTVEAVPASHVNDRLTQAEAPDIWVAESPTRVRQVANTLGRKWSDIGPSLGTSPVVIAGHQLPDLPSWSKVLTMPALRVDPPAKSDVSNAAVVGALAEMSSGSMTHQQLIDTLTMRALRMNDEDGAPDLKAMAASDKPSLALTTERVFAAFKAAEPDAAINAAVPQSGTVALDYRIANVAQGDREAPADDAIVALTSVLQTDEGKKIRESENIRPADSSPLPDNRGVGNANIIVPPNRQLVDNIQRKWTALTLPIRALVVQDVSGSMKQDAGGKSRAELLRDASVFGLSKFPRNTSLGYWEFSSDRGGEGIPYREVVPIGPVLGTTDGKSNKDLLAAAIDNSLSNLHGGTGLYDTALASFKKVYETYDPAYSNSVILMTDGRNEDGNSITLEQLVSELNIMKNPARRIPIITVGISKDADVNALKKISDATGGSSFIALDPKDIGAILLRAVSYRVEGA encoded by the coding sequence ATGGGCCAACACACCACCGCACCCCAGAAAGGGTTGCGCGCAGGTCTCGCAATCGCGCTCGTCGTCGGACTCTGCGGCGGCGCCTACGCCGTCTGGGATGCCAAGCACGGCGAGTGCGGCGACGTCAGCACGATCTCGGTCATCGTCGAGGGCGACCTCGGGGGATACGTCACCCAGCTCGCCGACCAGGCGGAGAAGAACAACTGCATCGATTACACCGTCGAAGCCGTTCCCGCCAGCCACGTCAACGACAGGCTCACTCAGGCCGAAGCGCCTGACATCTGGGTTGCGGAGTCGCCGACTCGGGTCCGCCAGGTGGCCAACACGCTCGGGCGCAAGTGGTCGGACATCGGCCCATCGCTCGGCACCTCACCCGTCGTCATCGCGGGCCACCAACTCCCGGACCTGCCGTCGTGGTCGAAGGTCCTCACGATGCCCGCATTGCGGGTCGACCCGCCCGCCAAGAGCGACGTCAGCAACGCCGCCGTCGTCGGAGCGCTGGCGGAGATGTCATCCGGCTCGATGACCCACCAACAGCTCATCGACACCCTGACGATGCGCGCTCTCCGCATGAACGACGAGGACGGGGCGCCGGACCTCAAGGCGATGGCCGCGAGTGACAAACCGTCCCTCGCCCTCACCACCGAACGAGTGTTCGCGGCCTTCAAAGCGGCAGAGCCCGACGCCGCGATCAACGCGGCTGTGCCGCAGTCCGGCACCGTGGCCCTCGACTACCGCATCGCGAACGTCGCACAGGGCGACCGCGAGGCGCCTGCCGACGACGCCATCGTCGCCCTCACCTCTGTCTTGCAGACCGACGAGGGCAAGAAGATCCGCGAGTCCGAGAACATCAGGCCCGCCGACAGTTCTCCCCTGCCCGACAACCGCGGTGTCGGGAACGCCAACATCATCGTTCCGCCGAACCGCCAGCTCGTCGACAACATCCAGCGCAAGTGGACCGCGCTGACCTTGCCGATCCGTGCGCTCGTGGTCCAGGACGTGTCCGGCTCGATGAAACAGGACGCGGGCGGCAAGTCACGCGCCGAACTGCTTCGCGACGCGTCGGTGTTCGGACTGTCGAAGTTCCCGCGCAACACGTCCCTCGGCTACTGGGAGTTCAGCAGTGACCGCGGCGGCGAAGGCATCCCCTATCGCGAGGTCGTGCCGATCGGTCCGGTGCTCGGAACCACTGACGGCAAGTCGAACAAGGATCTCCTCGCAGCGGCGATCGACAACAGTCTGTCGAATCTGCACGGCGGCACCGGCCTGTACGACACCGCGCTCGCATCGTTCAAAAAGGTGTACGAGACATACGACCCGGCGTACTCGAACAGCGTCATCCTCATGACCGACGGCCGGAACGAGGACGGCAACAGCATCACGCTGGAGCAACTGGTGTCCGAGCTCAACATCATGAAGAACCCGGCCAGGCGAATCCCGATCATCACCGTCGGCATCTCGAAGGACGCCGACGTGAACGCACTGAAGAAGATCTCCGACGCCACCGGCGGCAGCTCCTTCATCGCACTCGACCCGAAGGACATCGGCGCCATCCTGCTCCGCGCGGTGTCGTACCGCGTCGAAGGCGCCTGA
- a CDS encoding SDR family oxidoreductase encodes MRIPLLKSKQPDVDGLVIAVTGAARGIGLATARRLAAGGARVAIGDLDADSATAAASTVPGGRGYRLDVTDDESFAAFLTAVATDLGPVDVLVNNAGVMWVGSFDDEPTSASEAMVAVNLLGVIRGVRLAAPAMRTRGRGQIITIASSASRLAPPGMSTYAATKHGVLGYLTGVREELRRSGVTLTIVMPTVVDTELATGAATGSVALLQPDDVADAVLAALGTRRFHVWVPGKISPLIAISGILPQPLRDRMMRFAVPDQVEAVSGSNARDAYERSVTRQRD; translated from the coding sequence GTGCGAATCCCCCTCCTGAAGTCCAAGCAGCCCGATGTCGACGGTCTGGTGATCGCGGTGACGGGCGCGGCACGCGGGATCGGGCTCGCGACGGCCCGGCGTCTCGCCGCCGGCGGAGCGCGAGTCGCGATCGGTGATCTCGACGCGGACTCCGCCACAGCGGCCGCGTCCACGGTGCCCGGAGGTCGCGGCTATCGGCTCGACGTGACCGACGACGAGTCGTTCGCCGCATTCCTCACCGCGGTCGCCACCGATCTGGGACCGGTCGACGTGCTCGTCAACAACGCGGGAGTGATGTGGGTGGGCTCGTTCGACGACGAGCCGACGTCCGCATCGGAGGCGATGGTCGCAGTCAATCTGCTCGGAGTGATCCGCGGCGTGCGCCTCGCCGCCCCGGCCATGCGGACCCGAGGCCGTGGACAGATCATCACCATCGCGTCGTCGGCGTCCCGCCTCGCGCCGCCCGGAATGTCGACCTACGCCGCCACCAAGCACGGGGTGCTCGGCTACCTCACCGGCGTCCGGGAGGAACTCCGCCGCAGTGGCGTCACGTTGACCATCGTGATGCCGACCGTCGTGGACACCGAACTCGCCACCGGCGCGGCGACAGGTTCGGTCGCCCTACTCCAGCCCGACGACGTTGCGGACGCCGTGCTCGCAGCTCTCGGCACCCGCCGCTTCCACGTGTGGGTGCCGGGGAAGATCAGCCCGCTCATCGCGATCAGCGGCATCCTGCCGCAGCCGTTGCGCGATCGAATGATGCGTTTCGCCGTGCCGGATCAGGTCGAGGCGGTTTCCGGGTCCAACGCGAGGGACGCGTACGAACGCTCCGTCACCAGACAGCGGGATTGA
- a CDS encoding VOC family protein, with the protein MTSSPRLNAISIVCDDLLISLDFYRLLGLDIPETPADAPHVEVDLGGFRVLFDPVSTIMSFDPAWTRSAPGSSAMSLAFECSTPAEVDAVAAKAAERGGEVARAPFDAPWGQRYATVRDPNGNEVDLYAGL; encoded by the coding sequence ATGACTTCTTCACCGCGACTGAACGCGATCAGCATCGTCTGCGACGACCTGTTGATCTCTCTCGACTTCTACCGGCTGCTCGGGCTGGACATTCCCGAGACCCCGGCCGATGCGCCGCATGTCGAGGTGGATCTCGGCGGCTTCCGCGTCCTGTTCGACCCGGTGTCGACGATCATGTCGTTCGATCCGGCGTGGACACGATCGGCGCCGGGGTCGTCGGCGATGAGCCTGGCGTTCGAGTGCTCGACTCCCGCCGAGGTGGACGCCGTCGCGGCGAAGGCCGCGGAACGCGGTGGTGAGGTGGCCAGGGCGCCGTTCGACGCGCCGTGGGGCCAGCGGTACGCCACGGTCCGCGACCCCAACGGCAACGAGGTGGACCTCTACGCCGGCCTCTGA
- a CDS encoding helix-turn-helix domain-containing protein, which produces MTMPRIESWSHRVGEESVLVYPDGCMDLVWDDDGVWVAGADTGPRAVTRKAGSQISGIRFAPGLLPSLLGVPADELTDSVVPLADVGPSLVRSLGTPERARLTASRLDVDRWVTPTVQALVSGASVADVADRLGLTERTLHRRAVAAFGYGPRRLQVILRADRAIDLVRTGVDLSDAAATAGYADYPHLYRDIVRLTGRRPAQFRPGQSRQRPA; this is translated from the coding sequence ATGACCATGCCCCGCATCGAGTCCTGGTCGCACCGCGTGGGCGAGGAATCCGTCCTCGTCTATCCGGACGGCTGCATGGACCTCGTGTGGGACGACGACGGCGTCTGGGTTGCCGGCGCCGACACCGGCCCTCGGGCCGTGACTCGCAAAGCCGGTTCGCAGATCTCCGGCATCCGCTTCGCCCCAGGGCTGCTGCCCTCGCTGCTCGGTGTCCCCGCCGACGAACTCACCGACTCGGTGGTGCCCCTCGCCGATGTCGGGCCGTCTCTCGTCCGATCGCTCGGCACTCCCGAGCGCGCCCGCCTGACGGCATCACGGCTGGACGTCGATCGATGGGTGACGCCCACGGTCCAGGCTCTGGTCTCGGGTGCTTCGGTCGCCGATGTGGCCGATCGCCTAGGACTCACCGAACGGACGCTGCACCGGAGAGCCGTCGCAGCGTTCGGGTACGGTCCGCGTCGGCTCCAAGTGATTCTGCGGGCGGACCGCGCCATCGATCTGGTGCGGACCGGCGTCGACCTGTCCGACGCTGCGGCGACCGCCGGATACGCCGACTACCCGCACCTGTACCGCGACATCGTCCGGCTCACGGGTCGTCGGCCGGCACAGTTCAGGCCTGGGCAGTCTCGTCAGAGGCCGGCGTAG
- a CDS encoding MFS transporter, with amino-acid sequence MTFRTAWLILIACSAVSLVVAAMAALNTALPGIAADTGSTNSQMTWILDSYTLVLAALLLPAGAIGDRFGRRGVLLVGLVIFGIGSLAAIWVDSPTELIATRIVAGAGAALIMPTTLSLITAGVPRERRAVAISIWAAVAGAGAIAGFFVTGVLLNFFHWHSVFITFAISTTAVLALTFTIGSSKDENPGRFDIVGSLTSMAAVAGVVFGLLEAPHRGWADPLILVCLIGGVALVAVFIVVEHRRADPLLDVDLFRNRAFASGSLSVGLQFLASFGVFFLVLQQLQLVFGYSPLKSAVALFPMVAGVGVFAMIGNWVAVRYSLKFVLGVGVAIAALGVLLLGIVDTDEYWKVGALLGVCAIGIGLATAPSTTAIMSNTPLDNQGVGSAVNDTARELGAAIGIALAGSIMAAGYEERIGATADAAKAQIGMQDPAAASAAEEAIRGSLAGAVKVSESLPPEGARLAEAITSGAQAAFLPPMQTACLVLGGVLAAGAVFLGWFTPRDLDAAAPPEA; translated from the coding sequence ATGACGTTCCGGACTGCGTGGCTGATCCTGATCGCCTGCAGTGCGGTGAGCCTGGTCGTCGCCGCCATGGCCGCCCTCAACACCGCCTTGCCCGGCATCGCCGCCGACACCGGATCGACCAATTCACAGATGACGTGGATCCTCGACAGCTACACCCTGGTGCTCGCCGCCCTCCTGCTTCCGGCAGGCGCGATCGGTGACCGATTCGGTCGCCGCGGAGTTCTGCTCGTCGGACTCGTGATCTTCGGGATCGGCTCCCTGGCGGCGATCTGGGTGGACAGTCCCACCGAATTGATCGCGACGCGCATCGTCGCAGGTGCAGGCGCCGCCCTCATCATGCCGACGACATTGTCGCTGATCACCGCGGGTGTGCCACGCGAGCGTCGCGCCGTCGCAATCAGCATCTGGGCGGCAGTCGCGGGTGCGGGCGCGATCGCAGGCTTTTTCGTCACCGGGGTGCTGCTCAACTTCTTCCACTGGCACTCCGTGTTCATCACGTTCGCGATCTCGACCACCGCGGTCCTCGCGCTGACGTTCACCATCGGGTCGTCCAAAGACGAGAATCCCGGCCGGTTCGACATCGTCGGCTCCCTCACCTCGATGGCCGCCGTCGCGGGTGTGGTGTTCGGTCTTCTCGAAGCACCGCACCGCGGATGGGCCGATCCCCTGATCCTCGTCTGCCTGATCGGCGGAGTCGCACTCGTCGCGGTGTTCATCGTCGTCGAACACCGACGGGCCGATCCCCTGCTCGACGTCGACCTGTTCCGGAACCGCGCGTTCGCCTCCGGTTCACTGTCGGTGGGCCTGCAGTTCCTGGCGTCGTTCGGGGTATTCTTCCTCGTCCTCCAGCAGCTCCAGCTGGTGTTCGGGTACTCGCCGCTCAAATCCGCCGTCGCCCTGTTCCCGATGGTGGCGGGCGTCGGAGTCTTCGCGATGATCGGCAACTGGGTGGCGGTGCGGTATTCGCTGAAGTTCGTGCTCGGCGTCGGCGTGGCGATCGCCGCGCTCGGTGTGCTGCTTCTCGGAATCGTCGATACGGACGAGTACTGGAAGGTCGGCGCACTGCTCGGCGTCTGCGCGATCGGCATCGGTCTCGCGACGGCTCCGTCGACCACCGCGATCATGTCGAACACTCCGCTCGACAATCAGGGCGTCGGCTCTGCCGTGAACGACACCGCACGCGAACTCGGCGCAGCCATCGGCATCGCCCTCGCAGGCAGCATCATGGCCGCAGGCTATGAGGAGCGGATCGGCGCGACGGCAGACGCAGCGAAGGCCCAGATCGGCATGCAGGACCCCGCGGCCGCCAGTGCCGCCGAGGAGGCGATCCGCGGGTCGCTCGCGGGCGCGGTCAAGGTGAGCGAGAGCCTGCCGCCTGAAGGTGCACGTCTGGCCGAAGCGATCACGTCGGGCGCGCAGGCGGCGTTCCTGCCACCGATGCAGACCGCATGTCTGGTGCTCGGCGGCGTCCTCGCCGCGGGCGCGGTGTTCCTCGGATGGTTCACACCGCGCGATCTCGACGCGGCAGCCCCGCCCGAGGCATGA
- a CDS encoding MaoC/PaaZ C-terminal domain-containing protein, producing MPIDPSIALGADLGEQSFSWTAREIASYNLAVGAAADPMDVVGLQYVDDAAPKSLPSFATVAANFFATEAPKVVFPGVDINLAKVVHGSQQVRVHRPIPAAGSATTRTRISELQDKGSAAVIVQEAVTVDESGEPLWTTRSSIFAKGEGGFGGERGTSNRVDYPDREPDHVITVPTLPQQALLYRLCGDRNPLHSDPAFAEGAGFPRPILHGLCTYGTVCRAVIDAVYGGDATKVVDYSVTFAGVVFPGETLRIEAWEDGDRLLATTSVVERDGAAALGNVIFSTV from the coding sequence ATGCCCATCGATCCCTCCATCGCTCTCGGCGCCGATCTCGGCGAGCAGTCGTTCTCGTGGACCGCTCGTGAGATCGCGTCGTACAACCTCGCCGTCGGCGCGGCCGCCGACCCCATGGACGTCGTCGGACTGCAGTACGTGGACGACGCGGCCCCCAAGTCGCTGCCGTCGTTCGCGACGGTCGCCGCGAACTTCTTCGCCACCGAGGCGCCGAAGGTCGTGTTCCCGGGCGTCGACATCAACCTCGCGAAGGTCGTGCACGGCAGCCAGCAGGTCCGCGTGCACAGGCCGATCCCCGCGGCAGGCTCCGCGACCACCCGCACTCGGATCTCCGAACTGCAGGACAAGGGTTCGGCCGCCGTCATCGTTCAGGAGGCCGTGACCGTCGACGAATCCGGTGAGCCCTTGTGGACCACCCGTTCGTCGATCTTCGCCAAAGGTGAGGGCGGCTTCGGCGGCGAGCGCGGAACGTCGAACCGGGTCGACTACCCCGACCGCGAGCCCGACCACGTGATCACCGTGCCGACCCTGCCCCAACAGGCCCTGTTGTACCGCCTGTGCGGCGACCGGAATCCGCTCCACAGCGATCCTGCATTCGCCGAAGGTGCGGGGTTCCCGCGACCGATCCTGCACGGTCTGTGCACCTACGGCACAGTTTGTCGCGCCGTCATCGACGCCGTGTACGGCGGCGATGCGACTAAGGTGGTCGATTACTCGGTGACCTTCGCGGGTGTGGTGTTCCCCGGCGAGACACTTCGGATCGAAGCCTGGGAAGATGGCGATCGACTGCTCGCGACAACCAGCGTCGTCGAACGTGACGGCGCGGCTGCCCTGGGCAACGTCATCTTCAGCACTGTCTAG
- the kstD gene encoding 3-oxosteroid 1-dehydrogenase, translated as MATEEFDVIVVGAGGAGLAAALTAKTKGLKTVLIEKSPYWGGSTSRSGGGVWIPNNSVLKRDGVEDTVDAARTYVHSIIGEHAPADRIDAYIDRGPEALDYLMANSPLNLEWVKGYSDYYPEAPGGRVGGRSVEPRPFDARLLGDDLATLHPQYTKAPLNMVVLQSDYKWMNVGMRHWRGIAKMAKVAGRFTWSKSRNKKMIAMGAALAAELLIGCRKAGVDIRLSTPLTGLIVEDGKVVGAKIESDGAPAEIRAKYGVIMASGGFDHNAEMRAQYQRAPIGTEWTTGAASNTGDGIRAALDAGADVSLMDDAWWGPTIPLPKGPWFALSERNVPGTFMVNEHGVRFMNESLPYVEAGHQMYGGDFGQGDGPGANIPAWLVMDQRCRNRYLFAGLPARQPIPRSWLESGVIVKASTIAELAEKMGVPVDALTATTERFNGFARSGVDSEFGRGVSGYDNYYGDPTNKPNPNLGVVDKAPFYAVKMVPGDLGTKGGIDTDVAGRALRADGSVIDGLYAAGNTSAPVMGHTYAGPGATIGPAMVFGYLAALDAADKARQGDVTHAGA; from the coding sequence ATGGCCACCGAAGAGTTCGACGTCATCGTCGTGGGAGCGGGCGGGGCAGGCTTGGCAGCCGCGCTCACCGCGAAGACGAAGGGCCTCAAGACCGTCCTGATCGAGAAGTCGCCGTACTGGGGCGGCTCCACCTCCCGTTCCGGCGGCGGCGTCTGGATCCCGAACAACAGTGTCCTCAAGCGCGACGGCGTCGAGGACACCGTCGACGCGGCCCGCACCTACGTGCACTCGATCATCGGCGAGCATGCACCCGCCGACCGCATCGACGCCTACATCGACCGTGGTCCAGAAGCGCTCGACTATCTGATGGCGAACTCCCCGCTGAACCTGGAATGGGTCAAGGGATACTCGGACTACTACCCGGAGGCGCCTGGCGGACGCGTCGGTGGACGCAGCGTGGAGCCGCGCCCGTTCGACGCCCGCCTCCTGGGCGACGACCTCGCGACGCTGCACCCGCAGTACACCAAGGCGCCCCTCAACATGGTGGTGCTGCAGAGTGACTACAAGTGGATGAATGTGGGCATGCGCCACTGGCGCGGCATCGCCAAGATGGCGAAGGTCGCCGGGCGTTTCACCTGGTCCAAGAGCCGCAACAAGAAGATGATCGCGATGGGCGCGGCGCTCGCCGCCGAGCTCCTGATCGGCTGCCGCAAAGCGGGCGTCGACATCCGACTGAGCACTCCGCTCACCGGCCTGATCGTCGAGGACGGGAAGGTCGTCGGCGCAAAGATCGAGTCCGACGGCGCGCCCGCCGAGATCCGCGCGAAGTACGGCGTGATCATGGCCAGCGGAGGCTTCGACCACAACGCCGAGATGCGTGCGCAGTACCAGCGCGCACCGATCGGCACCGAGTGGACCACGGGCGCCGCGTCGAACACCGGCGACGGGATCCGCGCGGCGCTCGACGCAGGCGCCGACGTGTCACTGATGGACGACGCCTGGTGGGGCCCGACCATCCCGCTGCCCAAGGGCCCGTGGTTCGCGCTGTCCGAGCGCAATGTTCCGGGCACCTTCATGGTCAACGAGCACGGCGTGCGCTTCATGAACGAGTCCCTCCCCTACGTCGAGGCGGGCCACCAGATGTACGGCGGCGACTTCGGTCAAGGCGACGGCCCCGGCGCCAACATCCCGGCCTGGCTCGTGATGGACCAGCGCTGCCGCAACCGCTATCTCTTCGCCGGACTGCCCGCACGGCAGCCGATCCCGCGCAGCTGGCTGGAGTCGGGTGTGATCGTCAAGGCGAGCACCATCGCTGAGTTGGCCGAGAAGATGGGCGTCCCGGTGGACGCGCTGACGGCCACCACCGAGCGCTTCAACGGCTTCGCCCGCAGCGGTGTCGACAGCGAATTCGGTCGCGGCGTCAGCGGTTACGACAACTACTACGGCGACCCGACCAACAAGCCGAACCCGAACCTCGGCGTTGTCGACAAGGCCCCGTTCTACGCCGTCAAGATGGTTCCGGGCGACCTCGGAACCAAGGGCGGAATCGACACCGACGTCGCCGGACGCGCACTGCGCGCCGACGGCAGCGTCATCGACGGCCTGTACGCCGCGGGCAACACCAGCGCGCCGGTCATGGGCCACACGTACGCCGGCCCCGGCGCCACCATCGGACCCGCCATGGTCTTCGGATACCTAGCCGCCCTCGACGCCGCCGACAAGGCGCGCCAGGGCGACGTCACTCACGCAGGAGCCTGA
- a CDS encoding NAD(P)H-binding protein, translating into MKIAVIGNGLIGRQLATRLAARGVDATAYGRDDGIDTTTGAGLAEALAGADVSVDLTNSPSWADEDVLAFFRDSSTNLVRAADAAGVGHHVILSIVGADRLTDSGYMRGKLAQEAALETGTVPYTIVRSTQFFEFVPGIADAGASGDGVRVTDAALQPLASSAVVERLSDIVVGPAADGRVEIAGPERIGIDHLVRRYFAATGDSRRVIVDRAAGYFGARLDDDALTPAPSGGAWLSELTYDDWLRSQA; encoded by the coding sequence ATGAAGATCGCAGTGATCGGCAACGGATTGATCGGACGACAGCTGGCGACCCGCCTCGCCGCACGCGGTGTCGACGCCACCGCCTACGGGCGAGACGACGGAATCGACACGACGACGGGTGCGGGTTTGGCGGAGGCGCTCGCCGGCGCCGACGTGTCGGTCGATCTCACCAATTCGCCGTCGTGGGCGGACGAGGACGTGCTCGCCTTCTTCCGCGACTCGTCGACAAATCTTGTACGGGCAGCCGATGCCGCGGGAGTCGGCCACCACGTGATCCTGTCGATCGTCGGCGCCGATCGACTCACCGATTCGGGGTACATGCGTGGCAAACTCGCGCAGGAGGCCGCCCTCGAAACCGGGACGGTGCCCTACACGATCGTGCGGTCGACGCAGTTCTTCGAATTTGTTCCGGGCATCGCCGATGCTGGAGCCTCCGGCGACGGCGTCCGAGTGACCGACGCAGCGCTGCAGCCGCTTGCCTCGTCTGCGGTCGTCGAACGGCTCTCCGACATCGTCGTCGGACCGGCCGCGGACGGTCGGGTGGAGATCGCCGGACCCGAACGCATCGGCATCGATCACCTAGTGCGGCGCTACTTCGCGGCCACCGGCGACAGTCGCCGCGTGATCGTGGACCGGGCCGCGGGCTACTTCGGCGCGCGTTTGGACGACGACGCGCTCACACCTGCACCTTCCGGCGGCGCCTGGCTGTCCGAGCTCACATACGACGATTGGTTGCGCTCTCAAGCCTGA
- a CDS encoding Rrf2 family transcriptional regulator translates to MKLSAGVEWSIHCCVVLSQANRPTPAARLAELHGVSATSLAKHLQSLAKAGIVYPVEGRDGGYALTRAASAVTVLDVVQAIDGVQPAFRCTEIRQRGELACAPDDCRAPCGVAAVMARAEAAWRGSLQSVTLQDLADTIDVDALRAILARTGE, encoded by the coding sequence ATGAAACTGTCGGCAGGCGTCGAGTGGTCTATCCACTGCTGTGTCGTGCTGAGTCAAGCGAACCGGCCGACTCCCGCGGCGCGGCTCGCCGAACTCCACGGCGTCTCCGCGACGTCGCTCGCCAAACATCTCCAGTCGTTGGCGAAGGCGGGCATCGTGTACCCGGTCGAAGGCCGTGACGGCGGCTATGCGTTGACCCGCGCCGCATCCGCCGTCACCGTGCTCGACGTCGTCCAGGCCATCGATGGAGTGCAGCCGGCGTTCCGATGCACCGAGATCCGGCAGCGGGGAGAGTTGGCCTGCGCGCCCGACGACTGTCGCGCGCCGTGCGGAGTCGCTGCAGTGATGGCGCGCGCGGAGGCGGCCTGGCGAGGAAGTCTGCAGAGCGTGACCCTGCAGGATCTGGCAGACACCATTGATGTAGACGCGTTGCGTGCGATTCTCGCAAGAACTGGTGAATAA